Proteins encoded within one genomic window of Suricata suricatta isolate VVHF042 chromosome 17, meerkat_22Aug2017_6uvM2_HiC, whole genome shotgun sequence:
- the ZNF624 gene encoding zinc finger protein 624 isoform X2: MDLSQRNLHKDVMLENYRNLVSLGLAVSKPDMISHLEDGEGPWVVVREIARTPYPELETKPAAKSVMSTEDTSGALSQETIIDKLTKNGLWNPRMGGLWKWNERILRLQNGQESHLSERTVTHKISTGQRGFRFGSILFPEAGVIREGPHSKCQTHENFTENLDLITDTFLGKTICKDTEGSKAIRPTSELTLGKKYNDKEKPYKCNACEKSFRYRSLLIQHQRTHTKEKPYECSECGKMFSQPSYLSQHKKIHTGEKPYKCNECGKAFIASSSLMVHQRIHTKEKPYQCNVCGKSFSQCARLNQHQRIQTGEKPYKCSECGKAFSDKSKLARHQETHNGEKPYKCNDCGKAFRNKSYLSVHQKTHTEEKPYKCSDCGKSFKNTTIFNVHQRIHTGEKPFRCNECGKAYRSNSSLIVHIRTHTGEKPYECNECGKAFNRIANFTEHQRIHTGEKPYKCNECGKAFINYSCLTVHHRMHTGEKPYKCNECGKAFMRSSSLIIHQRIHTEEKPYLCNECGESFRIKSHLTVHQRIHTGEKPYKCTDCERAFTKMVNLKEHQKIHTGVKPYKCYDCEKSFRTKSYLIVHQRTHTGEKPYKCNECEKAFTNTSQLTVHQRRHTGEKPYKCNECGKVFTSNSGFNTHQRTHTGEKPFKCNDCGKAFSQMVHVTEHQKIHSGEKPYKCDVCGKAFRRGSYLTVHWRTHTGEKPYTCKECGKGCITLSQLTLHQRIHTGERPYKCEECGKAFRTNSDFTVHLRMHTGEKPYKCHECGKAFRSSSSLTVHQRTHQRETQLT; this comes from the coding sequence agttgGAGACCAAACCTGCAGCCAAGAGTGTCATGTCAACAGAGGATACTTCTGGAGCTCTGTCACAAGAGACCATAATAGATAAACTCACAAAGAATGGTCTATGGAACCCCAGAATGGGAGGACTATGGAAATGGAATGAAAGGATATTGAGATTGCAAAATGGTCAGGAAAGTCATTTGAGTGAAAGAACAGTTACTCACAAAATTTCCACTGGTCAAAGAGGATTTAGATTTGGATCTATTCTTTTTCCAGAAGCAGGAGTTATCAGAGAAGGGCCCCACAGCAAATGCCAAACACATGAAAATTTCACTGAGAATTTAGATTTGATTACAGATACATTTCTGGGAAAGACAATTTGCAAGGATACAGAAGGCAGCAAAGCCATAAGACCTACTTCAGAACttactttagggaaaaaatacaATGATAAAGAAAAACCCTATAAATGTAATGCCTGTGAAAAGTCCTTTCGCTACAGGTCGTTACTCATCCAACATCAGAGAACACACACTAAAGAAAAACCTTATGAATGTAGCGAATGTGGGAAAATGTTCAGCCAGCCTTCATATCTCagtcaacataaaaaaattcatactggagaaaaaccctaTAAGTGTAACGAATGTGGAAAGGCCTTCATTGCTTCTTCATCACTTATGGTACATCAGAGGATTCATACTAAGGAGAAACCTTATCAATGCAATGTCTGTGGAAAATCTTTTAGCCAGTGTGCTCGCCTTAATCAACACCAGAGAATTCAAACCGGAGAGAAGCCCTATAAATgtagtgaatgtgggaaagctttcagtGATAAATCAAAACTTGCAAGACATCAGGAAACTCACAATGGAGAGAAACCCTACAAATGCAATGATTGTGGGAAAGCCTTTAGGAATAAGTCCTATCTTAGTGTACATCAGAAGACCCATACTGAAGAGAAACCATATAAATGCAGTGACTGTGGAAAATCTTTCAAGAAtaccacaatttttaatgttcatcagagaattcatactggcgAGAAACCCTTTAgatgtaatgaatgtggaaaagcctATAGAAGTAATTCAAGCCTTATTGTACATATAAGAACTCATACTGGGGaaaaaccttatgaatgtaatgaatgtgggaaagcatTCAATCGCATAGCAAATTTCACAGAACATCAAAGAATTCATACAGGAGAAAAACCctataaatgtaatgaatgtggaaaagccttcatTAATTATTCATGCCTTACTGTACACCACAGAatgcacacaggagagaaaccttataaatgtaatgaatgtggaaaagcttTCATGCGTTCTTCATCCCTAATTATACATCAGCGAATTCATACTGAAGAAAAACCTTATCTCTGTAATGAATGTGGGGAATCTTTCAGAATAAAATCACACTTAACTGTACATCAGAggattcatactggagagaaaccatataaatGTACAGACTGTGAGAGGGCATTTACCAAAATGGTAAATCTCAAGGAGCATCAGAAAATCCATACTGGAGTGAAACCTTATAAATGCTATGATTGTGAGAAGTCTTTCAGGACTAAGTCCTACCTTATTGTACATCAAAGGAcccatactggagaaaaaccatataaatgtaatgaatgtgaaAAGGCTTTCACTAATACATCACAACTCACTGTACATCAAAGAAGgcatactggagaaaaaccctaTAAATGTAATGAGTGTGGGAAGGTTTTCACAAGTAACTCGGGCTTTAATACACATCAGAGAAcacatactggagagaaaccatttAAATGTAATGACTGTGGGAAAGCATTTAGCCAGATGGTACATGTCACAGAACATCAGAAAATCCATAgtggagagaaaccctataaatGTGATGTCTGTGGAAAAGCCTTCAGGAGGGGTTCATACCTTACAGTGCATTGGAGAAcacatactggagaaaaaccctatacatgtaaggaatgtggaaagGGGTGTATCACTCTGTCACAGCTAACTcttcatcagagaattcatactggggaAAGGCCCTATAAATGTGAAGAATGCGGAAAAGCCTTCAGAACCAACTCAGACTTTACTGTCCATTTGAGGAtgcatactggagaaaaaccctaTAAGTGTCatgaatgtggaaaagcctttaggAGTAGCTCAAGCCTTACTGTACATCAAAGGACACATCAGAGAGAAACTCAGTTaacataa
- the ZNF624 gene encoding zinc finger protein 624 isoform X3: MSTEDTSGALSQETIIDKLTKNGLWNPRMGGLWKWNERILRLQNGQESHLSERTVTHKISTGQRGFRFGSILFPEAGVIREGPHSKCQTHENFTENLDLITDTFLGKTICKDTEGSKAIRPTSELTLGKKYNDKEKPYKCNACEKSFRYRSLLIQHQRTHTKEKPYECSECGKMFSQPSYLSQHKKIHTGEKPYKCNECGKAFIASSSLMVHQRIHTKEKPYQCNVCGKSFSQCARLNQHQRIQTGEKPYKCSECGKAFSDKSKLARHQETHNGEKPYKCNDCGKAFRNKSYLSVHQKTHTEEKPYKCSDCGKSFKNTTIFNVHQRIHTGEKPFRCNECGKAYRSNSSLIVHIRTHTGEKPYECNECGKAFNRIANFTEHQRIHTGEKPYKCNECGKAFINYSCLTVHHRMHTGEKPYKCNECGKAFMRSSSLIIHQRIHTEEKPYLCNECGESFRIKSHLTVHQRIHTGEKPYKCTDCERAFTKMVNLKEHQKIHTGVKPYKCYDCEKSFRTKSYLIVHQRTHTGEKPYKCNECEKAFTNTSQLTVHQRRHTGEKPYKCNECGKVFTSNSGFNTHQRTHTGEKPFKCNDCGKAFSQMVHVTEHQKIHSGEKPYKCDVCGKAFRRGSYLTVHWRTHTGEKPYTCKECGKGCITLSQLTLHQRIHTGERPYKCEECGKAFRTNSDFTVHLRMHTGEKPYKCHECGKAFRSSSSLTVHQRTHQRETQLT; this comes from the coding sequence ATGTCAACAGAGGATACTTCTGGAGCTCTGTCACAAGAGACCATAATAGATAAACTCACAAAGAATGGTCTATGGAACCCCAGAATGGGAGGACTATGGAAATGGAATGAAAGGATATTGAGATTGCAAAATGGTCAGGAAAGTCATTTGAGTGAAAGAACAGTTACTCACAAAATTTCCACTGGTCAAAGAGGATTTAGATTTGGATCTATTCTTTTTCCAGAAGCAGGAGTTATCAGAGAAGGGCCCCACAGCAAATGCCAAACACATGAAAATTTCACTGAGAATTTAGATTTGATTACAGATACATTTCTGGGAAAGACAATTTGCAAGGATACAGAAGGCAGCAAAGCCATAAGACCTACTTCAGAACttactttagggaaaaaatacaATGATAAAGAAAAACCCTATAAATGTAATGCCTGTGAAAAGTCCTTTCGCTACAGGTCGTTACTCATCCAACATCAGAGAACACACACTAAAGAAAAACCTTATGAATGTAGCGAATGTGGGAAAATGTTCAGCCAGCCTTCATATCTCagtcaacataaaaaaattcatactggagaaaaaccctaTAAGTGTAACGAATGTGGAAAGGCCTTCATTGCTTCTTCATCACTTATGGTACATCAGAGGATTCATACTAAGGAGAAACCTTATCAATGCAATGTCTGTGGAAAATCTTTTAGCCAGTGTGCTCGCCTTAATCAACACCAGAGAATTCAAACCGGAGAGAAGCCCTATAAATgtagtgaatgtgggaaagctttcagtGATAAATCAAAACTTGCAAGACATCAGGAAACTCACAATGGAGAGAAACCCTACAAATGCAATGATTGTGGGAAAGCCTTTAGGAATAAGTCCTATCTTAGTGTACATCAGAAGACCCATACTGAAGAGAAACCATATAAATGCAGTGACTGTGGAAAATCTTTCAAGAAtaccacaatttttaatgttcatcagagaattcatactggcgAGAAACCCTTTAgatgtaatgaatgtggaaaagcctATAGAAGTAATTCAAGCCTTATTGTACATATAAGAACTCATACTGGGGaaaaaccttatgaatgtaatgaatgtgggaaagcatTCAATCGCATAGCAAATTTCACAGAACATCAAAGAATTCATACAGGAGAAAAACCctataaatgtaatgaatgtggaaaagccttcatTAATTATTCATGCCTTACTGTACACCACAGAatgcacacaggagagaaaccttataaatgtaatgaatgtggaaaagcttTCATGCGTTCTTCATCCCTAATTATACATCAGCGAATTCATACTGAAGAAAAACCTTATCTCTGTAATGAATGTGGGGAATCTTTCAGAATAAAATCACACTTAACTGTACATCAGAggattcatactggagagaaaccatataaatGTACAGACTGTGAGAGGGCATTTACCAAAATGGTAAATCTCAAGGAGCATCAGAAAATCCATACTGGAGTGAAACCTTATAAATGCTATGATTGTGAGAAGTCTTTCAGGACTAAGTCCTACCTTATTGTACATCAAAGGAcccatactggagaaaaaccatataaatgtaatgaatgtgaaAAGGCTTTCACTAATACATCACAACTCACTGTACATCAAAGAAGgcatactggagaaaaaccctaTAAATGTAATGAGTGTGGGAAGGTTTTCACAAGTAACTCGGGCTTTAATACACATCAGAGAAcacatactggagagaaaccatttAAATGTAATGACTGTGGGAAAGCATTTAGCCAGATGGTACATGTCACAGAACATCAGAAAATCCATAgtggagagaaaccctataaatGTGATGTCTGTGGAAAAGCCTTCAGGAGGGGTTCATACCTTACAGTGCATTGGAGAAcacatactggagaaaaaccctatacatgtaaggaatgtggaaagGGGTGTATCACTCTGTCACAGCTAACTcttcatcagagaattcatactggggaAAGGCCCTATAAATGTGAAGAATGCGGAAAAGCCTTCAGAACCAACTCAGACTTTACTGTCCATTTGAGGAtgcatactggagaaaaaccctaTAAGTGTCatgaatgtggaaaagcctttaggAGTAGCTCAAGCCTTACTGTACATCAAAGGACACATCAGAGAGAAACTCAGTTaacataa